The sequence below is a genomic window from Entelurus aequoreus isolate RoL-2023_Sb unplaced genomic scaffold, RoL_Eaeq_v1.1 HiC_scaffold_434, whole genome shotgun sequence.
TCTTTGTACACTTTGCTTCTTCTGAAGGAATCCTGGTAGTTGCTAACCACCCAACAGACCAGATCAGTTTTATTCTGTTGGATGTCCTCTACTGGATCTTCAGAGTCTCGTGGTAAAAACTCGCCGTATGGTATGGTAACATCTGCGTCCCTCCTGTAGTTCAAGGTGAGGTTGAACACACCAGCTAATCTGCTTCGGTCCCCGTTATGCACTGGGGACTCCAGAGACATCCAAGCCCACCTCTGGCCCGGCGGCCTCCGAAGCTCCAGGGGAAGTTTCTCCTTTCCTGTTACCAGCTCTCGGTTATGGAACACCACCACGTTCGCTTCCAAAAACAAGGACCTCTGCGCCACGACTCTGCAGTTTGGGATTTTGCGGAGGTCCCAGCACACATCCCCGTGGAGGTCAAAAGTTCCGCCAAAGGGCCAGTGCCACAGCAGGATGGTCACGTTGGGTTGCCCTGAGTTGTCAAAGAAGAAAGCAGCTGGCGACAAGGGTCCTTTCACCCAGTTGTAAAGAAGACCCAGCGTTAGAACGCAGGAGATGCAGAGGAAGAGGTACTTCTTCATTGAGGCAGGTGTGGAACAGTTGCAGTCCTGCAAGAGAAATGGATGATTACTTGCTATAAAGAACAAGTTATTGTGCAGAGACTCATTACAGTTAGACACTTCTGTCATGATAGTAACAATGACACCGAGAAGgaaaggaagtgaacaaacaatCTGTCATCGCTCAAACATATGTCGAATCGTGCTAGAGAATGAGTGACGTTCCTCAAAGTAACTTTGGTATTTATGTTTGAAATAAAACCGAATTAGCGAACGAAGTCTGGAGAGAATACTGCTTAATATACGCTACTTACAGAAAGTTAGCGATGTTCGGCTTTGGGCGGAATATTTGGATGAACCTAAAATGCACTTTAACCTACGGCGGTACCTTTGTTTTCCAACTCCCCACTTTTTGTATCGCTCAGTTTTCAAATAAATTTTCTGCCAAAATTTGACACGAAGAGCGACTGGTTcgtgcatctggtcaggatgctaccCGGACGccaccctggggaggtgtttagggcacattcgaccggtaggaggccacggggaagacccaagacactttgggaagactatgtctcccggctggcctgggaatgcctcgggatcccccgggaggagctggacgaagtggctggggagagggtagtctgggcttttctgcttaggcttctgcccccgtgacccgagttcggataagcggaagaaaatggatggattgatggatgttaACCAGTCTCTAAAAGAACTTTAACAATTCTTGTCTTGTTTTCCATACATGGTAGATATAAGGAAGAATTGAGATACAGTTTCCCTCTCACCCTATACTCTGGAGCAATGTTCCAAGCATGGGTAGAGAGCGGCCACATCACCACAGGTGTGAGTGTGAGGCTGAAAATGTGGTGTTTTTTTGGCAGAGGGATTACAGTGGAAGATTTCAGACAGGTAGGGACTGGTTGAAGATTCCGTTGACGATTCCAGACATCTGGTCCACACAGTCCATCAAAACCCATTCCAGGACATCGTATGGTCCGGCGGCCTTCCTCGGGTTGACGGTCCTTCGTGCACACCTAACCTCAAGGTCTTCAATAGTGAGGATTAAGTTACTGTGGGCTTTGAGGTCTGGTCTGGTCGTCTCCAGGGACGCCACATCAAAGCAGGTAAAAAAGAGGCTAATTTCCTCTGCCAAAGTGGGGTTCCCCTTCAGCAGGTCCAGGGTTGGTTCTGCTGGACTCCCTGCCACACCTGTCTGCCATTGTTGATGTCCAGCTTGGCCTTTCTGGTGCCTTTCTTTAGGTTGGCTGGACCATGCCGTAATGAGCAGCCACTCGACCTCTCAGGTCCTCCAGGTGTTTCCGGTTTGAGTAGATGTCTGTCCACTGTGATTGTGTCAATGCAGTTTTTGATACAACACAGCACTTGGGTCTGTAGACACATTCAGCTCCTTAGGTTCAAATATGTTCCAATTTGTCCACTGGAAACAGTCAATCTGGCCACGTTTTAACAGTCATGGTTCAATTCACATTATCGGTTTACACTTTGTTCAGTTTTTGTTGGTCAGGTCCCCACCTCGGAGGTGCACAGTGCTAGGATACATGCTTTGCTATTTGCTAATGCTATGCCATGTAAACGTCTGGTACCTGAGCTATTAGCAAGGGTCTGGCGGTCGTTAGAAACAGACTCGGTTAAACGGCACGCCAACTCGGCAGCCTCTCTGCCCTTACGTTGCCTTTGTCATCTCTGAAATGGTGAAAGCCGGGAGTCCTCGCTATGTCCACCGGGATCTTGTTGAAGTGGATCGACTCAGCTATTACACTCGCCTTGAGGAAAACGCCGACGACCAAAAGGTCACCACAGCGGTAGCTGTAGCTCGCCGCACAAAATATCTTCAAACGGAGTAGAAATATGCAGAAAAAGCCAGAAAACGCACCGACTGCTGGAGCGGCAGAGGCCGCAGAAACTGTACCCTCTGCTGTCCCCAAGTGATTCTATTGTTCCTCCCGGgtaatcaatgaatcaatcaatgtttacttttatagccctaaatcacgagtgtctcaaagggctgcacaagccacaacgacatcctcggctcagatcccacatcagggcaaggaaaaactcaacccaatgggacaatgagaaaccttggaggggaccgcagatgtggggacacctCCCACCCCCCATAACGATCAATATTTAGTAAGTACTTATGTCAATAGTGACataaataaacatccatccatccatccatccattttctaccgcttatttccttcggggtcgcggggggcgctggagcctatctcagctacaatcgggcgggaggcggggtacaccctggacaagtcgccacctcatcacagggccaacacagatagacaaacaatattcacactcacattcacacaccagggccaatttagtgttgccaatcaacctatccccaggtgcatgtctttggaggtgggaggaagccggagtacccggagggaacccacgcagacacggggagaacatgcaaactccacacagaaagatcccgaggccgggattgaactcacgactactcaggaccttcgtattgtgaggcagacgcactaaacccctctgccaccgtgctaaTTGTGTAGATACTGATTaatataacgttgcttggatgacaacatatgttgctccaaaaactgtatgtacctttcagcattaatggtgccttcacagatgtgtaagttacccatgccttgggcactaatacacccccataccatcacacatgctggcttttacactttgcgcctagaacagtccggatggttcttctcctctttggtccggaggacacgacgttcgcagtttccaaaaacaatttgaaatgcggactcgtcagaccacagaacacttttccactttgcatcagtccatcttagataagctcgggcccagaCAAGCCGGCAGcgatcctgggtgttgttgataaatggctttggctttgcatagtagagttttaacttgcacttacagatgtagcgaccaactgtagttactgacagtggttttctgaagtgttcctgagcctatgtggtgatatcctttacacactgatgtcgctttttgatgcagtatcgcctgagggatccaaggtcacgggcattaaatgttacgtgcagtgatttctccagattccttgcaatagctggttgagaaatgttgttcttaaactgttcgacaatttgctcaggcatgtgttgacaaagtggtggttGTATATTCTGTTATATTCTGGTAATCTTAGTCCCACTAGAAAGCATATTaaaattatacatgtatataaatgattatataataataatgaatatttaGTACTAAcagtgcagacacacacacaacatgaggCAACATggagcaacttcctgtaagcaagcggaAGTCTCTGAGTTCATCTCATGTCTACCACATCTCAGGTCCTCACCACTGCGGGCAGGAGCTCATCAatacttttttgattgattgagacttttattagtaggttgcacagtgaagtacatattccgtacaattgaccactaaatggtaacacccgaatacgtttttcaacttgtttaagtcggggtccacttaaattgattcatgatacagatatatactatcatatatactatcatcataatacagtcatcacacaagataatcacattgaattatttatattatttacaatcaggggtgtggagggggggggggggagaggatatggacatcaagtagtggacatagagagagagcgagagagagagagagagagagagagagagagagagagagagagagagagagatcagaaggcataagaaaaagtatctacatttgattattagcaatccggggagggtgttagtttagggttgtagctgcctggaggtgaacttttattgcggttttgaaggagaatagagatgccctttttttatacctgttgggagcgcattccacattgatgtggcatagaaagagaatgagttaagactttTGTTAGtacggaatctgggtttaacgtggttagtggagctccccctggcgttgtggttatggcggtcattttcgttaaggaagtagtttgactgtACTtctgtatcagggaggtgtagcggattttatagactaggctcagtgcaagt
It includes:
- the LOC133645528 gene encoding alpha-(1,3)-fucosyltransferase 7-like, whose product is MKKYLFLCISCVLTLGLLYNWVKGPLSPAAFFFDNSGQPNVTILLWHWPFGGTFDLHGDVCWDLRKIPNCRVVAQRSLFLEANVVVFHNRELVTGKEKLPLELRRPPGQRWAWMSLESPVHNGDRSRLAGVFNLTLNYRRDADVTIPYGEFLPRDSEDPVEDIQQNKTDLVCWVVSNYQDSFRRSKVYKELSAVIPVKVYGRWSNNPLASEDLLPTISRCYFYLAFENSIAKDYITEKLWWNSYKSGAVPIVLGPPVADYEAVTPPHSFIHVDKFASVKELAEYLQQLAADAELYGEYLQWRKDWKVQMYEWRWRLCQICVQYPSFPEHKVYTDLAAWDNAA